A window of Methanolobus sediminis contains these coding sequences:
- a CDS encoding PAS domain S-box protein translates to MEIKTVGNSMHRDSAGYRALFENKHTAMIIIDPSTLDIIDANVAACNYYGLSYEELTKKKVFEISSLSEEKMKLCVKKAITGTQDHFFGSFNLPDKKKHDVEVYTTPLKIKDQELLCLTIHDITRIKNAEEKLHLRENRLKTLVEILHSKHGSIKEALDYALEKAIELTESKYGYIFYYSEKEELFTVNTWSASAMKECDIHEIQTTYRLNETGIWGEPVRQRKAIIINDFHAPDPLIKGYPQGHVKIHKLMSIPVFMNKKIVAVVGVANKESDYCDNDTLQLSLLMNSVWNIIGQIGTEEALRKSEKKYRGLFENNISGVVITEIIRDEKGTPIDFVFQEVNETFEKNTGLKADDLIGKHASEVYHDMELQDNILLDLHLKVATNGIPITIETYSENLRKYFDINVYPIEKDIVASVSRDITKNKLTEQELAESQEKYQMLSDLTFEGITIHDNGIILEVNEAVTRLTGYTKEELIGKNILEVLAHPDDLANIKQQMKRENTKPYEIRTIRKDGTVIITEIESHAITYKGKKVRVAAARDITERKKVEQEQREIEERFKTLHSTSFSGIFIHKDNIIIDCNQGLADMTGYTVEELIGMNGLLLTDESYRDEIVNKINIDYHKLYEVIGVRKDGSKYPLSAHGKDIPYKGEKVRVVEFRDITEQKKAEERLLESEEKLRLFIEHAPVSLVMLDRDMRHIAVSRQFLDDFSLGDRDIIGLNHYDVIPLDEKYKKMHLRALQGEIVPIEENYFVGEDGKEYWTCGEVRPWKMADGNIGGIIVFVEHITERKEVEIALRESEALLNEVGILARVGGWDFDVASGVVKWTPEVYEILDLEPDFKLAYGNTLEFYSSGSRKSVEKAFKDAIEKAEPYDLELDFTTPKGNHKWIRTIGHPTIKNGKVVKVTGSFQDITIIKEADIKLLESESRVRRKLNAIMEPDGDIGELELADIIDSQILQSLMDDFYRLTHIGSAIIDNKGEILVATGWQDICTNFHRTHPETCKYCEESDTQFSKDISPGTFKIYKCKNNMWDIATPLMASGIHLGNLFLGQFFFDDEDIPYDTFRFQAKKYGFDEKEYMDALEKVPRWSRETVNTVMNFYSQLTSFVSSLSYSNIKLARTLNERDNLLTSLHESEERLKIFIEHAPASLAMFDRNMRYIAASNRWMNDYFLGDQNVIGISHYEIFPEIGDEWKAVHRRAMEGEVVRNEDDRFERANGTIQHLRWEVRPWKAADSTIGGIVIFSEDITERKKIEKELRESQKKYQMLSDATLEGIVFHDNGIVLDVNQAVIRGTGYSKDELLGKNILKMVLHPDDIGIAIHKMKNKVSKPYEVRCIRKDGSEFPVEIESYSITYKGKQVRVAAIRNITERKKAEHELKESEERFRVLHNASFGGILIHENKLILDCNQGLSEMTGYSYEELIGMNALLLIAESYRDLAMSNLRAGSEEPYEAMGRRKDGTEYHIRLEGKNIPYKGKQVRVVEFRDITEQKLAEKNLHEKTEELEAYFTSSLDLLCIANNKGEFIRLNPEWENVLGYSMEELVGRTFLDFVHPDDLEATIEVMGKLKKQEKIIRFENRYLAKDGSYRWIEWRSVPIGNVIYAAARDVTQRKEAEEKLMEREALLNEVGDIAKIGGWEIDLISNKPTSTPEVAKIYELDTDDAINREMGLSYYPPTSREILEKAINKLIEKGEPYELELELISAKGKHKWVRTSGFPKVVNGKIVKITGTLQDVTERKCAEEKLLEYAEELEDKNIELDQALIKAEEATRAKSEFLANMSHEIRTPMNGVIGMTNLLLTTKLDEEQEHYVDTVKKSGENLLELINDILDISKIEAGKLDIDEVDIDLQKVLEELASLLSIRAYEKGLEFICIADPEVPLYIKADPARLKQILINLGGNAIKFTNEGEVAIQVTLESERDSEATLCFSVRDTGIGIPDDKKNLLFQKFTQVDASTTRYYGGTGLGLVISKELVELMNGEIGFESEEGKGSEFWFKLSFEKRPGSEIPEKQYSEIEGIRVLVVDDNETKREVLVKLLDSWNMKVEEAKDGSSALQKLFKAHEEGEPFQIAILDMQMPGMDGALLGRVIKSDKDLNNISLIMLSYAGNMPESWNLNKSNFAACLSKPLKVSELFTKLSSLYSATQKAEREEVFGEELETFGISGKERILLVEDNVVNQHVAQAMLQKLGITADVANNGLEAIEALETIPYDLVFMDIQMPEMDGMEASKHIRNKQSSVINHDIPIIAMTAHAMKGDEEKCIEAGMNDYIPKPINLKLLAGKINKWMDHDPKKNYSINLPDKNNKEPLVFDYKLFMENIMDDIVVARGIIEIFNRNAPRQIEELKEAIDKKEMTDIVNNAHSLKGAAASVGGMALSDISAKIEMQAKSGQINQIIEMLPDLDNNYELLIQELEKWQS, encoded by the coding sequence ATGGAAATAAAAACAGTAGGTAATAGCATGCACAGGGATTCAGCCGGATACAGGGCATTGTTTGAAAATAAACATACTGCAATGATCATAATAGATCCTTCTACCCTTGATATCATAGACGCAAACGTTGCTGCCTGTAACTATTATGGATTATCCTATGAGGAACTTACCAAAAAGAAAGTATTTGAAATAAGTTCTTTATCCGAAGAAAAGATGAAGCTATGTGTAAAAAAAGCGATCACAGGAACACAGGACCACTTCTTCGGAAGCTTCAACCTGCCTGATAAAAAGAAACACGATGTTGAAGTATACACAACGCCTCTAAAAATAAAAGATCAGGAACTACTTTGCTTAACCATCCATGATATAACAAGAATAAAAAATGCAGAGGAAAAGCTACACCTCAGGGAGAACAGACTGAAAACACTAGTGGAAATATTGCATTCAAAACATGGTTCCATCAAAGAAGCACTTGATTATGCACTTGAAAAAGCAATCGAATTAACTGAAAGCAAATATGGATACATATTTTACTATAGTGAAAAAGAAGAATTGTTCACTGTAAATACATGGTCTGCAAGTGCGATGAAAGAATGTGACATTCATGAAATACAAACCACCTACAGACTAAATGAGACCGGGATCTGGGGAGAGCCGGTCAGACAACGTAAAGCAATTATCATTAATGACTTCCATGCTCCGGATCCGCTAATAAAAGGATATCCGCAGGGACATGTTAAAATTCACAAATTAATGAGCATACCTGTTTTCATGAACAAGAAAATTGTCGCTGTAGTAGGAGTTGCCAACAAAGAATCTGATTACTGTGACAATGATACACTCCAGCTTTCCCTGCTTATGAATTCAGTATGGAACATCATAGGGCAGATCGGTACAGAGGAAGCTCTCAGAAAAAGCGAAAAGAAGTACCGTGGCCTTTTTGAGAACAACATAAGCGGGGTAGTGATCACTGAGATCATCAGAGATGAAAAAGGTACTCCAATAGATTTTGTTTTTCAGGAAGTAAATGAGACTTTTGAAAAGAACACCGGGCTTAAAGCTGATGATCTGATAGGGAAACATGCAAGTGAAGTTTATCATGACATGGAGCTGCAGGATAACATACTTCTTGACCTGCATCTGAAAGTGGCGACTAACGGAATCCCAATTACCATCGAAACATATTCGGAAAACTTGAGAAAATACTTTGATATTAATGTGTACCCGATCGAAAAAGATATCGTTGCCAGTGTTTCCCGGGATATTACCAAAAACAAGCTGACCGAACAGGAACTGGCAGAAAGTCAGGAAAAGTACCAGATGCTTTCAGATCTGACTTTTGAAGGTATAACTATTCATGATAACGGAATTATCCTTGAGGTTAATGAAGCTGTAACTCGCCTGACAGGATATACTAAAGAAGAACTTATAGGGAAAAATATCCTGGAAGTCCTGGCACATCCTGATGATCTTGCTAACATAAAACAGCAGATGAAAAGGGAGAACACAAAACCTTATGAGATCCGCACTATCAGAAAAGATGGAACTGTAATTATAACTGAGATTGAATCCCATGCAATCACATACAAAGGAAAGAAGGTTCGTGTAGCTGCAGCAAGAGACATCACGGAGCGGAAAAAGGTAGAGCAGGAACAAAGGGAAATAGAAGAGAGATTCAAGACACTCCATAGCACATCTTTTAGTGGTATTTTCATCCACAAAGACAACATTATAATTGACTGTAACCAGGGACTTGCAGACATGACTGGCTACACGGTTGAAGAACTTATTGGAATGAATGGACTGCTGCTTACAGATGAAAGTTACAGAGATGAAATCGTAAACAAGATTAACATAGATTATCACAAATTATATGAAGTAATTGGAGTCAGAAAAGACGGAAGCAAGTATCCACTTAGTGCACATGGAAAAGATATCCCATACAAAGGTGAGAAAGTCAGAGTTGTTGAGTTCAGGGATATAACTGAGCAAAAGAAAGCAGAAGAAAGACTGCTTGAGAGTGAGGAAAAACTAAGGTTGTTCATAGAACATGCACCTGTGTCGCTGGTGATGTTGGACCGTGATATGCGACACATAGCTGTAAGCCGTCAGTTTCTCGATGATTTTTCCCTTGGTGACAGAGATATAATAGGACTAAATCATTATGATGTCATCCCTCTTGATGAGAAATATAAAAAAATGCATCTACGTGCACTTCAAGGAGAAATTGTACCAATAGAAGAAAACTATTTTGTGGGAGAAGATGGAAAAGAATATTGGACATGTGGGGAAGTCCGGCCATGGAAAATGGCAGATGGAAACATCGGCGGAATTATAGTTTTCGTCGAACACATCACAGAGCGCAAAGAAGTTGAAATAGCACTTCGGGAAAGTGAAGCTCTCCTGAATGAGGTAGGGATACTCGCCAGAGTAGGAGGATGGGACTTTGATGTGGCAAGCGGAGTCGTTAAGTGGACACCTGAAGTTTACGAGATATTAGACCTCGAGCCTGATTTCAAACTTGCTTACGGAAATACACTGGAATTCTATTCTTCTGGCTCAAGGAAAAGTGTGGAAAAAGCATTCAAGGATGCTATTGAGAAAGCTGAACCATATGACCTCGAACTTGACTTCACGACTCCAAAAGGCAATCATAAATGGATAAGGACCATCGGACATCCAACAATCAAAAACGGAAAAGTGGTAAAGGTAACCGGCTCATTCCAAGACATAACTATAATTAAAGAAGCAGATATAAAACTTCTTGAAAGTGAGAGTCGTGTAAGGCGCAAGTTAAATGCTATTATGGAACCGGATGGGGACATCGGTGAACTGGAACTTGCAGACATCATTGACAGCCAAATTCTGCAATCCCTTATGGATGATTTTTACCGATTGACCCACATTGGAAGTGCTATAATTGATAACAAAGGAGAAATCCTAGTTGCTACTGGATGGCAAGACATCTGCACAAATTTCCATCGAACACACCCAGAGACATGTAAATATTGTGAAGAGAGTGATACACAATTCTCCAAAGATATATCTCCGGGAACATTCAAGATTTACAAGTGCAAAAATAACATGTGGGATATCGCAACACCCCTAATGGCTTCAGGAATACATTTAGGCAATCTGTTTCTGGGACAGTTTTTCTTTGATGACGAAGATATTCCATACGATACTTTCAGGTTTCAGGCAAAAAAATATGGGTTTGATGAAAAAGAATATATGGACGCACTTGAGAAAGTGCCCCGCTGGAGTAGAGAAACCGTCAATACCGTCATGAATTTCTATAGCCAATTAACGTCTTTCGTCTCCTCGCTGAGCTACAGCAATATCAAACTTGCACGGACACTGAATGAACGTGACAATCTGCTCACCTCTCTGCACGAGAGTGAGGAAAGGTTGAAGATATTCATAGAACATGCACCTGCTTCTCTGGCAATGTTCGATCGAAATATGCGATATATAGCCGCCAGCAACCGTTGGATGAATGACTACTTCCTTGGTGATCAAAATGTAATTGGAATATCACATTACGAAATATTCCCCGAAATCGGTGACGAATGGAAAGCAGTGCATAGGCGAGCTATGGAAGGAGAGGTTGTTCGTAATGAAGACGACCGTTTCGAACGGGCAAACGGAACTATACAGCACTTGCGCTGGGAAGTAAGACCATGGAAAGCGGCTGATAGTACCATTGGTGGCATTGTCATTTTCTCAGAAGATATTACTGAGCGCAAGAAGATAGAAAAGGAACTCCGGGAAAGCCAGAAAAAGTACCAGATGCTCTCTGATGCTACCCTGGAAGGTATTGTCTTCCATGATAATGGCATAGTTCTTGATGTTAATCAAGCCGTGATCCGTGGTACAGGGTATTCAAAAGATGAACTTTTGGGAAAGAATATTCTTAAAATGGTCCTGCATCCTGACGACATAGGCATAGCTATCCATAAAATGAAAAATAAAGTTTCAAAACCCTATGAAGTTCGTTGTATCAGGAAAGACGGATCAGAATTCCCAGTTGAAATTGAATCCTATAGTATTACCTATAAAGGAAAACAGGTGCGTGTCGCGGCAATAAGGAATATCACAGAACGCAAAAAAGCTGAACATGAACTTAAAGAAAGTGAAGAAAGGTTCAGAGTTCTCCATAATGCTTCTTTTGGTGGCATCCTTATCCATGAAAATAAACTGATCCTTGATTGCAACCAAGGTCTATCTGAAATGACTGGCTATTCATATGAAGAATTGATAGGTATGAACGCGTTGCTGCTGATAGCCGAGAGCTATAGGGACCTTGCTATGTCAAATCTCCGTGCAGGCTCTGAAGAACCATATGAAGCAATGGGACGACGCAAAGATGGAACTGAGTATCATATCAGACTTGAAGGAAAGAATATACCATACAAAGGAAAACAGGTAAGGGTAGTCGAGTTCAGGGATATTACAGAACAGAAATTAGCTGAAAAGAACTTGCATGAGAAAACCGAAGAACTTGAAGCTTATTTTACATCCAGTCTTGATCTTCTGTGCATCGCCAATAACAAAGGAGAATTCATCCGCCTTAATCCTGAATGGGAAAACGTACTTGGATATTCCATGGAAGAACTTGTAGGACGTACCTTCCTGGACTTTGTGCATCCTGACGATCTGGAAGCAACTATAGAAGTAATGGGTAAACTGAAAAAGCAGGAAAAAATTATTCGTTTTGAAAACCGCTACCTTGCCAAAGATGGATCTTATCGCTGGATTGAATGGCGTTCTGTGCCTATTGGTAATGTAATATACGCAGCTGCAAGGGATGTTACCCAGCGAAAAGAAGCAGAAGAAAAACTGATGGAAAGGGAAGCGCTTCTTAATGAGGTAGGAGATATTGCAAAGATAGGAGGATGGGAGATTGATCTTATATCTAACAAACCCACCTCGACACCCGAAGTTGCAAAGATATACGAGCTTGATACTGATGATGCAATAAATAGAGAGATGGGATTATCATACTACCCTCCTACATCCAGGGAAATACTTGAAAAAGCTATTAATAAGCTCATCGAAAAAGGAGAGCCATATGAACTCGAACTTGAATTAATATCAGCCAAAGGAAAACATAAATGGGTTCGAACAAGTGGTTTTCCGAAGGTAGTAAATGGAAAGATTGTCAAAATAACCGGAACACTGCAGGACGTTACAGAGCGTAAGTGTGCTGAAGAAAAACTGTTGGAGTATGCTGAGGAACTTGAAGACAAGAACATCGAGCTTGACCAGGCACTGATAAAAGCAGAAGAAGCCACCAGAGCAAAAAGTGAGTTCCTTGCCAACATGTCACATGAGATACGTACACCAATGAACGGTGTGATAGGAATGACAAACCTGCTCCTTACTACAAAACTAGATGAAGAGCAGGAGCACTATGTCGATACAGTAAAGAAAAGTGGAGAAAACCTACTTGAGCTTATCAATGATATTCTTGATATCTCTAAGATAGAAGCTGGAAAGCTGGATATTGATGAAGTGGACATCGACCTCCAGAAAGTTCTTGAAGAGCTGGCATCTCTTTTGTCTATAAGAGCATATGAAAAAGGACTAGAGTTTATATGCATAGCTGATCCTGAAGTACCACTTTACATCAAAGCAGACCCTGCAAGGTTAAAACAGATACTGATAAATCTTGGTGGCAATGCAATTAAATTCACAAACGAAGGAGAAGTTGCTATCCAGGTCACACTTGAATCTGAAAGGGATTCAGAGGCAACACTATGTTTCTCTGTAAGAGATACAGGTATAGGAATCCCTGATGATAAAAAGAACTTGCTTTTCCAGAAATTCACCCAGGTTGATGCTTCAACAACACGTTATTACGGAGGAACCGGGCTTGGGCTTGTAATCTCAAAAGAACTTGTTGAACTGATGAACGGTGAAATAGGTTTTGAAAGTGAGGAGGGTAAAGGTTCTGAGTTCTGGTTCAAACTAAGCTTTGAAAAGCGTCCTGGAAGTGAAATCCCGGAAAAACAGTACTCAGAGATTGAAGGCATTCGCGTACTTGTTGTTGATGATAACGAGACTAAACGCGAAGTGTTGGTGAAGCTGCTGGATTCATGGAATATGAAAGTTGAGGAAGCAAAAGATGGATCTTCAGCCCTCCAGAAACTTTTCAAAGCACACGAAGAAGGAGAACCATTCCAGATAGCTATTCTGGATATGCAAATGCCGGGAATGGATGGAGCACTGCTTGGACGTGTTATAAAATCAGACAAGGATCTGAATAATATTTCATTGATAATGCTTAGCTATGCAGGAAATATGCCTGAAAGCTGGAATCTGAATAAAAGTAATTTTGCAGCTTGCCTTTCAAAACCCCTCAAAGTCTCAGAACTATTCACTAAATTATCATCACTGTATTCCGCTACTCAAAAGGCTGAAAGAGAAGAGGTTTTTGGAGAAGAACTTGAAACATTCGGCATTAGCGGCAAAGAAAGAATCCTGCTTGTGGAGGACAATGTTGTAAACCAGCATGTTGCTCAGGCTATGCTCCAGAAACTTGGTATTACTGCAGATGTTGCAAACAACGGACTGGAAGCTATCGAAGCTCTTGAAACAATACCTTATGACCTTGTATTTATGGACATACAGATGCCTGAAATGGATGGAATGGAAGCAAGTAAGCATATACGCAACAAGCAATCCTCGGTCATAAACCATGACATCCCAATCATTGCTATGACCGCACACGCAATGAAAGGGGACGAAGAAAAGTGTATAGAAGCAGGTATGAACGACTACATACCAAAACCTATTAATCTGAAATTACTTGCCGGTAAAATTAACAAATGGATGGATCATGATCCGAAAAAGAACTATTCAATAAATCTCCCGGATAAAAACAACAAAGAGCCCCTGGTATTTGACTATAAGCTATTTATGGAAAATATCATGGATGATATTGTTGTGGCCAGAGGGATTATTGAGATCTTCAATAGAAATGCACCTCGTCAGATTGAGGAGCTGAAGGAAGCTATTGATAAAAAGGAGATGACTGATATCGTAAATAACGCACATTCACTAAAAGGTGCTGCTGCAAGTGTTGGTGGAATGGCGTTGAGTGATATTTCTGCTAAAATTGAGATGCAGGCAAAATCCGGACAAATAAATCAGATAATAGAAATGCTTCCAGACCTGGATAACAATTATGAACTTCTTATACAAGAACTAGAGAAATGGCAAAGCTGA
- a CDS encoding rubrerythrin family protein, which yields MSSKDNLKAAFTGESMANRTYLAFAKKADSEGYPQIAKLFRAAAAAETVHALNHLQRMGGIGTTMDNLKEAINGETYEFEEMYPQFIKEAEEEGDNRALWSFEVANKVEKVHASLFEKALAEIGSNAEVDYYVCSVCGHTHEGKPEDKCPVCGAPASKFDRID from the coding sequence ATGAGTTCCAAAGATAACCTTAAAGCAGCATTTACCGGCGAGTCAATGGCAAACAGAACATATCTGGCTTTTGCAAAGAAGGCAGATTCAGAAGGTTACCCACAGATTGCGAAACTATTCAGGGCTGCAGCTGCAGCTGAAACAGTCCATGCTTTGAACCATCTTCAGCGTATGGGTGGTATTGGAACCACAATGGACAATCTTAAAGAAGCTATCAACGGGGAAACATATGAATTTGAAGAAATGTATCCTCAATTTATAAAAGAAGCAGAAGAAGAGGGTGACAACCGTGCTCTCTGGAGCTTTGAGGTTGCAAACAAGGTTGAAAAAGTACACGCAAGCCTCTTTGAAAAAGCACTGGCTGAAATTGGCAGCAATGCAGAGGTCGATTATTATGTATGCAGTGTCTGTGGGCACACTCATGAAGGTAAACCTGAAGATAAATGTCCGGTTTGCGGAGCACCTGCAAGTAAATTCGATAGAATTGATTGA
- a CDS encoding cupin domain-containing protein — MISIRKIIFAISLSILLLMVAGCVQTDGSGISDQNENVSSVGEQGTDINTSGQDSLQSVMTSTESLVNDAIALMDKQGTDTFDEFRQADSKWFHDDTYLSIWTIDGIRTVYAPNVSSEGEDASGLKDYNGNPLGQLFIDTATSEEGEGWVTYQWPKPGETVPSMKYTFVKKASIGDQEYLVTSGFYVDDYVYTNSLDDIEYFTRFDTVSLGNLLHPSNVDHDLGIDYSIAHVIIKSGASIEAHIMKNPETYYVISGEGVLYIDNVPFDVKAGDLVVIPANAVQSIENTGDADLEFFAIDQPAWAEENEVIVE; from the coding sequence ATGATTTCTATAAGAAAAATAATATTTGCAATTTCTTTATCTATCCTTTTACTTATGGTCGCTGGTTGTGTACAAACAGATGGTTCAGGTATAAGCGACCAGAATGAGAACGTTTCGTCAGTTGGAGAACAGGGAACGGATATTAACACTTCGGGGCAGGACAGTCTGCAGTCTGTAATGACAAGTACAGAGTCACTTGTCAATGATGCAATTGCCCTTATGGATAAACAGGGTACAGATACTTTTGATGAGTTCAGGCAGGCAGACAGCAAATGGTTCCATGATGATACTTATCTCAGTATATGGACCATAGATGGTATCCGAACAGTCTACGCTCCAAATGTAAGTAGTGAAGGCGAGGATGCTTCAGGCCTTAAGGATTACAACGGCAATCCTCTCGGTCAGTTATTCATAGATACTGCCACAAGTGAAGAAGGTGAGGGCTGGGTAACTTATCAGTGGCCAAAGCCAGGAGAAACAGTTCCTTCAATGAAATATACATTCGTTAAGAAAGCTTCAATAGGCGATCAGGAATACCTGGTTACATCAGGATTCTATGTTGATGACTATGTCTATACCAACAGTCTTGATGACATAGAATATTTCACACGTTTTGACACAGTTTCTCTTGGAAATCTGCTTCATCCTTCTAACGTTGACCATGATCTTGGAATTGATTACAGCATTGCACATGTGATCATTAAATCTGGTGCTTCTATTGAAGCACACATTATGAAAAACCCGGAAACCTATTATGTGATCTCAGGGGAAGGAGTGCTTTACATTGACAATGTTCCTTTTGATGTAAAAGCAGGTGACCTTGTTGTTATACCTGCCAATGCAGTGCAAAGTATTGAAAACACAGGGGATGCGGATCTTGAGTTCTTTGCAATTGACCAGCCTGCATGGGCAGAGGAGAATGAGGTTATTGTGGAGTGA
- a CDS encoding PLDc N-terminal domain-containing protein, which produces MEWDKNMKFNEKAINSIMKWIILALVVLIIIPFTFHIGQLLWGIIILFFTFWMTMLVDCLQRNENDFPAKGHNKKLIWSMVLVFLNLIGAFLYFVLVFTKYNEVTDLQVSKNTN; this is translated from the coding sequence ATGGAATGGGATAAAAATATGAAATTCAACGAAAAAGCTATCAATTCAATAATGAAATGGATAATCCTGGCACTAGTTGTACTGATAATAATTCCTTTTACCTTTCATATCGGCCAATTGCTTTGGGGAATAATAATTCTGTTCTTTACATTCTGGATGACGATGCTGGTTGATTGCCTGCAGAGAAATGAAAATGACTTTCCTGCAAAAGGACATAATAAAAAACTTATCTGGTCAATGGTCCTGGTCTTTCTTAATTTGATAGGAGCATTTCTCTATTTTGTGCTTGTATTCACAAAATACAATGAAGTTACTGACCTTCAGGTCAGCAAAAATACGAATTGA
- a CDS encoding AIM24 family protein yields the protein MLEVNLDGHVWITRGSMVAYLGDVKFTREGVLEHGLGKMMKKAVTGEGVSLTKAEGAGKVYLADNGKKISVLNLKNEAIYVNGNDLLAFEESITLDIKMMKKVAGMMAGGLFNVKFEGTGMVAITTHYDPLTLMVTPDRPVFTDPNATVAWSGNLAPDIKTDISLKTLVGRSSGESIQMVFKGEGFVVIQPYEEIPYVVPTA from the coding sequence ATGCTTGAAGTAAACCTTGATGGTCATGTATGGATCACGAGAGGTTCAATGGTTGCATACTTGGGTGATGTTAAATTCACCAGAGAAGGTGTGCTGGAACATGGTCTTGGAAAGATGATGAAAAAAGCAGTTACCGGTGAAGGAGTTTCCCTTACGAAAGCAGAAGGTGCCGGGAAAGTTTATCTTGCTGATAATGGCAAGAAAATATCCGTACTTAACCTCAAAAATGAGGCAATCTATGTGAATGGAAATGACCTTCTGGCTTTTGAGGAAAGCATTACCTTGGATATTAAAATGATGAAAAAAGTGGCTGGAATGATGGCTGGGGGACTTTTCAATGTGAAATTTGAAGGCACTGGCATGGTTGCTATTACGACTCATTATGACCCGCTTACACTTATGGTAACTCCTGACAGACCGGTATTTACCGATCCGAATGCAACGGTGGCCTGGTCTGGAAACTTAGCACCTGACATCAAAACTGATATTTCCCTGAAAACATTAGTTGGAAGGTCAAGTGGTGAAAGCATACAGATGGTCTTTAAGGGTGAAGGATTTGTGGTAATCCAGCCTTATGAGGAAATACCCTACGTAGTTCCAACTGCCTGA
- a CDS encoding AbrB/MazE/SpoVT family DNA-binding domain-containing protein, which yields MTTTLQESNGQYRLTIPKNLIEYEGFKKGQKFNIIKVQGYLALEPVQ from the coding sequence ATGACAACAACACTGCAAGAATCAAACGGTCAATACAGACTTACCATACCTAAAAATCTGATCGAGTATGAAGGTTTCAAGAAAGGTCAGAAATTCAATATCATAAAAGTACAAGGTTATCTTGCACTAGAACCGGTGCAATAG
- a CDS encoding DUF7507 domain-containing protein, protein MRIKQNITFCGIALIFLIMFTGIAVAPPVDAPAISFEKSTLGTDGVWYDADVAPGPSIPIGGSVEWKYVVTNIGNVPLTDIYVDDDQIGNVAYIATLEVGQSVTVTVSGVAVAGQYENIGSASTSYYSIYLYEEDPSHYYGYDNKIPEFPAIALPIVAIIGLAFIMQRRRN, encoded by the coding sequence ATGAGAATTAAACAAAATATTACATTTTGTGGTATAGCTTTGATATTCCTGATAATGTTTACAGGAATTGCTGTAGCACCTCCAGTGGATGCACCAGCCATTAGTTTTGAGAAATCTACATTGGGCACAGACGGAGTTTGGTATGATGCCGATGTAGCACCTGGACCATCCATCCCTATTGGTGGATCGGTTGAGTGGAAATATGTGGTTACAAACATTGGTAATGTGCCTTTGACCGATATTTATGTTGATGATGATCAGATTGGTAATGTCGCCTATATAGCGACACTTGAAGTAGGTCAATCCGTGACAGTTACCGTCTCTGGTGTAGCTGTAGCTGGCCAATACGAAAATATTGGTTCTGCTTCAACTTCATACTATTCAATATATCTCTATGAAGAGGATCCCAGCCACTATTATGGTTATGACAATAAAATACCAGAATTCCCAGCAATTGCACTCCCTATAGTTGCAATTATTGGACTTGCATTCATAATGCAGCGTAGAAGAAACTAA
- a CDS encoding glutaredoxin family protein yields the protein MVKVTLVHSEWCHFCPTAKKMWRELHEQCDFEYEEVELDTPEGKELAKKFKIRSIPTTIIDDKVAFVGVPDKAQASNVCDAK from the coding sequence ATGGTAAAGGTTACTTTAGTCCATTCGGAATGGTGTCATTTTTGCCCGACTGCAAAGAAAATGTGGCGAGAATTACATGAGCAGTGTGATTTTGAGTATGAGGAAGTAGAACTGGACACTCCTGAGGGTAAAGAACTTGCAAAGAAGTTCAAGATCCGCTCAATACCAACAACTATCATTGATGACAAGGTTGCCTTTGTAGGAGTTCCAGACAAAGCACAGGCAAGTAATGTTTGTGACGCAAAATGA